TACTCTTCGGGCCCCAGGGTTGCATCCCTGGCTACGGCGTCAACCATCGTTATGGCAGATTTTACGATGTTTTTTAACATCTCCTGCTTCGAAGTAAGTCCGCTTATCTCCTGCCCGAGTTCTTCCGAAATCCTGGCAACGTAATCCTGATGGGCGCGGAGAAAGGTGGTCAGAAGATAGGTGCGGAGACAGAAATGAGCCGCCCGGTTAAGCGAGGCTATCTCCTGCCCCGTATCGTGCAGGGTTTTATGAGGAGCTTCAAGGGCGGCAAGTATCTGGGCTACATCGGGAAACCGGGACTCCAGCTCACTTCGCACCGGTCCGTAAAGGAGCTCTCCGAGCTTGCACTTCTTGTAATCCAGTTCAACCCCGGGGGTTTTCATACTGGGATCGGCGACATAGTTGGACATTTTGAAAACCCATTCGGTGTGAGCTCCCCTGGCGGCTTCAAAAATTCCCGTCCACCTGGCAGTACCTATGACCCCGTCGGCCGCATCTTTGATCTTGGCAACCCCGATGTAGGCCGCAGCCGCAAGGATCACAAGAAGGAGCAAAACGACAAAAAATCCGGTCCCTATCTTTTTGCCTATCGTCATTGTTTACCTCCCGACGCTAAGGTTTCTTAAGGCCGGTTAGCGACATTCAATACCAAAAATCGTAAAAATCCCTTTCTTTGTCAAATATTTAAGATTTTCGTTTTAAGGCCACATAAAGAGGACGGAAAACTTTCCCCGAAAGATACCGTAGCGGAACTTTACCTTCATCTGAGAGGCCAGTCTTTCGCTGAAGATTAACCCCATTCCCGTTCCCGGTGACTTTTCGGACCCGAGATCGTTAACCACCGCAACATAAGGCTTTTTTTTATAAGAACCCACTCTGATGCTGACCTTTCTACCTGCATACTTAAAGGCATTTTCCAGCAACAGCAAAAGCATTATGCGGGTTTCCAGCATGTTGGCTCTGATCCTGGAAAGGTAATAGCTCTTTCTGACGCGCAGGCCCGAATCCGTTCCCATGCGCCCCAGTTCACCTAAAACGGAATCCACGAGTTCTGCCGGGTTAAAAGGCTTTTGCCGAATGTAGTCCCGGCTAAAGGTTTCTATCAGTGCAAGAATCTGGCGAAAATCTGCTTCAATTCTCGACAATCCCTGCTTGATCCGCATTACGGCCTCAGGGCTGAAGTTTTTTTCGAGTATTGATGCGTTAAGCTTCTGGGCCAGAAGAAAATTGCCCACCTTATGAGACAGCAGATAGAGGAACATTTCATGAAACCACCTCATTCTTTCCTTTTCTTCAAAAAACCTCAGCAGAAACTCTCTGAATAAAAGGGAAGATACGGCAATGAGCTGACATCCACCGAGAAATAGAGTGGTTCCGTAAAGGAGGGTCACCGGTTTTGCTATGGTCTGATTCAATTGTTTCAGCGACAGGTAAAAAAACAAAGAAGTCCAGGCACAAAGAGTCAGGAAAGAGAAGGTAATCACAACAATAAATCTAACGGTTAATTTATTTTTTTCTTTCATTTCAGCCTGTATCCACGCCCTTTAAAGGTTTCTATGCTGTTGGGAGGGAGAATCTTACGAAGCTCCTTTATATACGCCCTTATCACGTCCTCGGTAACGTAAGCATCGTACCAGACCTTTTCCAGAAGCTCACGCTTTTCGACCACTCTGCCTCTGTTTCTGGCGAGATAGGCAATAAGGTCCCACATACGCCTGCTTACGGGAATTTCCTCGTCCCCTCTGATAAAAACCCGTCTATTCAGGTCTATCAGACAATCCCCGACGGCAATAAACCGCTTATCTTCAGCGGACTCCGATTCTCGATTTACCCTCCGCAGGAGCGCTTTAATCCTGAGTATGAGCTCTTCCATGTCGAAGGGCTTTACCAGATAATCATCGGCTCCCTACTGAAAGCAAAAGCGTTTGGATTCCAGGAAATCCTTTGTAGTCAGTATGAGTATGGGGACCGATGTGTCCAATTCCCGAACTTTTCGCAAAATAGCTTCCCCGGAAGTTTCGGGCAGAATTAAATCCAGTATCAAGAGATCCACTTCTCCTGCGAGTTGGGGAACCCGGTCGAAGCCCCTGTTGATCCAGAGGACTTCAAAGCCGTTTATGGTCAAATAATCAACGAGGCTTTCGCCCAGAATGTCGTCGTCTTCTACCAGCAGAATCTTTGGAATCACGGCAAGAACTCCCGATCCTTCAAAATAGTTATTCGGATTCCCGGCGCCGGAGGATTAGCAGAGCAATGCATATCTTTCCCATCTTCCATAACTTGCTTACGCCCTTTCCAAAACAGGGCGTGTTTTTCAATCGATCTCTTTCAATATTTGACTATCTTACCGTTATGTGTAAATTGAAGCGACTGATTGTGAAAAAAATTTTTTGGAAAATCCCGTTGAAACACGCACACGCAGAAGAAGGAGGGTCTATGGAAGATCAAAGGTACAGGGTGTCAGGAGTAAATCGAAGTTTCTTACAGAAGTCGTTGATTATCGGAGGAATTGCCGCACTGGTTGGGCTTCTTTTGTTCCTTGCGATGCCGGTTAAGTACTATTTTCTTGTAAAAGACGGAACCCTTGGGCTTTATTCGGGAAGGATAGGCTGGCTTGACGGGACAAAAGACAAAGGATTTGTTCCCGTCTTTATCGGTGAATCAAAAGACGAGGGCCTGAGAGTGCTTCTTGCCGAGAAATTCAAAAGCCGTGAGGAGGCACTCGATGCACTCAGGCCCGTAATGCTGAAGATAGTTGTTAATCATCTTTCCGAAATAGCCGAACTCGAGCAGACCCTGTTCGGTCATTACAGGGTTCTGTACGGAGAAATCCTGGCCGCTCATCAGGCAGGGGCTACCGGCCTGGAAAAATCTCTAGAAGCTCTGAAGCTCTGGCTCGACATGTACGCCGGGAGAAGCCAGCTCATTGAAACCTGCAGGGCTTCACTGGAAACAGAGACAACCGTTAAGACCGGTGAGCCGGTAACCTCCGAAAAGCCCGGCGAAGAAGCCGAAGCTCCTGAACAGGCGAAAGGAGAAGAACCGGAACACCAGGAACAGGCCACTGCGGCTCATCAATAGAGACGGCGCCGGGGTGTTACTCTTCCCCGGCACCGGCTTCCTATAAGATGCTGTCTTCCACGACTTTTATTGAATCGTGAAGGATTCCGACCATTTCGTCTATCTGCTCTTCCGTGATTATATAGGGAGGAGCGAGGAGAATGTGATCACCTCTTATGCCGTCGGCCCCACCGGTGCCCGGATAGGTGATAAGACCTCTGTGAAAAGCCTCATTAAATACTCTATGGGCAACCTTCAGGGCGGGGTTGAAGGTTTTACGCGTTTTCTTGTTTGCAACGAACTCAATGCCGGCAAATAACCCGATACATCTTACATCCCCGACGATTTCAAAGGACTCAAGAGTTGAGAGCTTTTCCCTGAAGACTTTTTCAATTTGGCCAACCCGCTCGATCAACCTGTGGCGTTCGAGATATTTTAACACGGCGGCTCCTGCGGCCACCGAAACCGGATTTTGACCGTAGGTATGTCCGTGAAGAAAGCTACCGGATCCGGAGATTATGGCCTTGTAGATAAAGTCTTTAACTATCATTGCGCCCAAAGGAGCATATCCTGAGCTCAGGCCTTTGGCGAGAACGATGATGTCAGGCACTACCCGCCAGATGTCCAGAGCGAAATTCCTTCC
This Thermodesulforhabdus norvegica DNA region includes the following protein-coding sequences:
- a CDS encoding response regulator, whose protein sequence is MIPKILLVEDDDILGESLVDYLTINGFEVLWINRGFDRVPQLAGEVDLLILDLILPETSGEAILRKVRELDTSVPILILTTKDFLESKRFCFQ
- a CDS encoding winged helix-turn-helix domain-containing protein, with protein sequence MEELILRIKALLRRVNRESESAEDKRFIAVGDCLIDLNRRVFIRGDEEIPVSRRMWDLIAYLARNRGRVVEKRELLEKVWYDAYVTEDVIRAYIKELRKILPPNSIETFKGRGYRLK
- a CDS encoding sensor histidine kinase, which gives rise to MKEKNKLTVRFIVVITFSFLTLCAWTSLFFYLSLKQLNQTIAKPVTLLYGTTLFLGGCQLIAVSSLLFREFLLRFFEEKERMRWFHEMFLYLLSHKVGNFLLAQKLNASILEKNFSPEAVMRIKQGLSRIEADFRQILALIETFSRDYIRQKPFNPAELVDSVLGELGRMGTDSGLRVRKSYYLSRIRANMLETRIMLLLLLENAFKYAGRKVSIRVGSYKKKPYVAVVNDLGSEKSPGTGMGLIFSERLASQMKVKFRYGIFRGKFSVLFMWP